Sequence from the Synechococcus sp. HK05 genome:
GCTAAGGTTAGNNGTCGTGTCGCTGAATTCATTGGGCAATNCAATATATCTAAGACATCTTNTCCGGGTATCGACGACTTAACAACTGCATTCGAGTCGGAGTGCCTTACTTATTTGAGAAGGTCATATCAGTATTGGCGTCTTAATGCTGATCAGATCAAGGTGTATCCAACGTTTGCAGCCGCATCGCTTTTTCGCGGTTTCGAAGGGTCGGTTGATTTGATGCGGGATTGGTTTCACCGTCCTGAGCAACTGCGTCAGCATCTGATGATGCGGCGTGTTGATCTTATTGTCAGTTCCTGTTTGGATGTCGCTGGGAATCTGCTTGCTGAAGCTCAATCGACGTCACAGTCTTGGTTGGTTGCAGTGCCCCTCTTCCGTGAACCCATTCAGCTACTCTTTAACCCTAACCATCCGCTATCGGATGCCTCGGTGTTGACCCCAAGTGATTTGAGTCCATTTCCAAGTCCAGCCTACCCATCAGGTGTCGCGCCATTGGCTGCAGATGCACTCAGGCCACTTGGACTGTGGAACTCCGCCTGTCGGCATCAAACTTTTATGTTGTCAGAGTGGTACGGAGCGATGGCTTACCCAACAGGTCTCTCGTACAGCACAGCGTTGCTTGAGCCCATGATCCCTGAGCTCACGGAACTTGTTTGCCGTCCTCTGCCTCAGCCTGTCGAGCAAGAAACATGGATCATTCTGCGCAGCGATATCAGTACAAACCCCTCCGTTCAGAAGCTGATAGAGCAACTAAGGTGTCACGTCCTTAGGGTTCTTGCGTCTTGCTCGAGCCCTTGGTCCAGTCTTGATCAGGGTTGATTCAGAATTCTTTCGAGCTTGAGCAAATGTTGTGTCAATGGTCGAGACGTAGGGTGCATCCGTCGTACTTGCTCCAGGCTTGTGAGCAGATCGATCTGCTCTAGCCTCGCCAAGGTTCCGATTGCAACCAACGCCGAGCGTTCTACCCCCGCCCAGCAGTGAAGGTAAAGAGCTGGAGCTTTCTCCATCAGTGTGATGGCTTGATCCATCGCCCGCCGCAGGGCTTGATCATCGAGTGCATCAGGGTTTCGATGGTCAGTCAGCGGAATCCTGGCGCTCAGCCAGTGATCAGGTGGGCACCAGCTGCCTTCGTCGGGAAAGCTGGTGCATAGCACAGATCGAATTCCTGCCTGTTCTAATTCATTCCAATGATCACGAGTCCGTGGTTGCGGACCGATGGCTAGCACCCGAGTGCGTAGCCAGCTCATTCTCAGCGGCTTATCCTCCAAATCTCGGTGAGCATCATCTAGCACTTGGGTGCATCCAAAATGGTGTGATAACTCTGCATCGAGGCATCGAATTTGCTTGATGCGCTACCTGGATGCAGATTTGCTGCAGTTGCAAGGCGGTATGCAGTTTCACCATTTGCTGCTCAGGGGCGGGGCTCCTTGAATCATGTTTAATGCGTGATCGACGACTGCTTGAGCTCCGCTCGCGTCTCTTCACAACATTGCAGGAATTGTGTGTCTGTTCATGCATGGGCTGTGCACCATCTATTTCGACCTACCGCTTGCTTGAGCTCCTCTCACGTTAGTAGTCCGACCCCATCATTATCCCAGCCAATCCATGGCCGTTGCGAGTTGGATCTCAGAAGTCTGCAGTCTTGATCTTCGTAAATCTATCGCTCTTTTCCTGGTTGATGCGGGTTTCACGATCGATGAGGATGGCACGACGGAGCGTCAAGTTTCTGCTTTCTGCTGGGCACAATCCAGTTTCTCCAGACCAGTCCACGTGAAGCTTGTGGCGGCTTGGAGCGATGTTCCGAAGCGTTATGTGTGGATCGAAGTGAGCAGTGACGAGTCGATGCTTCTCCCTGGGACGCTGTGTGACCAGTGCGGTCAGCA
This genomic interval carries:
- a CDS encoding LysR substrate-binding domain-containing protein, with the protein product MRRVDLIVSSCLDVAGNLLAEAQSTSQSWLVAVPLFREPIQLLFNPNHPLSDASVLTPSDLSPFPSPAYPSGVAPLAADALRPLGLWNSACRHQTFMLSEWYGAMAYPTGLSYSTALLEPMIPELTELVCRPLPQPVEQETWIILRSDISTNPSVQKLIEQLRCHVLRVLASCSSPWSSLDQG